Proteins encoded within one genomic window of Bradyrhizobium sp. AZCC 1719:
- a CDS encoding nucleoside deaminase encodes MTAPSFMDLALKTAENAGKAGEVPIGCVIVRDYEVIATAGNRTLTDRDPTAHAEILAIRQAAEAIGTERLVDCDLYVTLEPCTMCAGAISFARIRRLYYGAADPKGGAVDSGVRFFAQPTCHHVPEVYSAVGESKAAALLRDFFRERR; translated from the coding sequence ATGACTGCTCCTTCTTTCATGGATTTGGCGCTGAAAACGGCCGAAAACGCCGGAAAAGCCGGCGAAGTTCCGATCGGCTGCGTGATCGTGAGGGATTACGAGGTGATCGCCACCGCCGGCAACCGGACGCTGACTGACCGCGACCCGACCGCGCACGCCGAAATCCTCGCGATCCGGCAGGCGGCCGAGGCCATCGGCACCGAACGGCTGGTCGATTGCGACCTCTACGTCACGCTGGAGCCCTGCACGATGTGCGCCGGCGCGATCTCGTTTGCGCGGATCCGGCGGCTCTATTACGGCGCCGCCGATCCCAAGGGCGGCGCGGTGGATTCCGGCGTGCGGTTCTTTGCCCAGCCGACCTGCCATCACGTGCCGGAGGTTTATTCGGCGGTCGGCGAGAGCAAGGCCGCGGCGCTGTTGCGGGATTTTTTCAGGGAGCGGCGGTGA